CGGCCCCGCACCGTGCGGGCGGAGTGTGGGGGAAACATACGGCGGCTCCAGCTTCGGGCGATCGCGATGCGAGATGCTTCGATATGCCGAACAGAGGTCGGTGAACCGAACATGTTGCGCGCCGAAAGTAGAGCTGCCGGAGGGTGAAGTCAACGCCTGTGACAGAAGTGATGTGACCGGTCTCAAGAGTGAACTGGCTGCCTTCACAGGGTCGTTCGCCCGCGACCGGGTTCCGTGCGGCCATACTGTCCGTCGTGCGAGTGGCGATCATGACAGTGGGATCCCGGGGTGACGTGGCCCCCTTCACCGGCCTCGGCCACGCACTCGTGCGCGCGGGACACGAGGTCACCCTGGTGACACACGCCCGGTTCGCGCCGCTGGCCGCCGGTGCGGGGGTGGGCTTCCACGCACTGCCGGTGGATCCCCGGGCGGAGCTGGAGTCCGAACGGGGCCGGGCGCTGCACCGCAGCGCCAGCGGCCCGGGCAAGCTGCTGCGGGTGGCCCGGATGGCGCGGTCGCTGGTGGGACTGATGACCGACGACCTCATGGCCGCCGCCCGCGTCAGCGACGTCCTGCTGCTGTCGGCCTCGGTGGCGCCACTGGGGCACACCATCGCCGAGGGACTCTCCCTGCCGAGCCTCGACCTCCACCTGCAACCCATCGCCCCCACACGGGAGTTCGCACCGCCGCTGCTGGGCGGCGGCTCATGGGGAGCGGTCGGCAACCGGCTCGCCGGACACGGTCTCGGGGTGGCCGTCGAGCAGATCTTCACACCCGCCCTGCCGGCGGTGCGGGCCCGGCTGGGGATGCCCGCCGTACGCCGCCCCGGCGCCGGTCCACGGGGCAGGCGACGGCCCGGCCGGCCGGTCCTGCACGGGTTCAGCCCGCTGGTGGTGCCACGCCCCCGGGACTGGCGGGCGGAGCTGGACATCACCGGGTACTGGTGGCCGTACGACCGCGAGACGCAACTCCCCGCCGCTCTGCGGGAGTTCCTCGACGCGGGGCCGCCGCCGGTCTTCGTCGGGCTGGGCAGCGCGACCGTGCCCGACCCGCGGCGGCTGAGCGCGGAGATCGTCCGGGCCCTGCGCCGGGCGGGGTTGCGCGGGGTCGTCCAGCGCGGCTGGGCGGGTCTCGCGGCCGACGGCGACGACATGCTGACCGTCGACGACGTCCCGCACGCGCTGCTGTTCCCGCGGACGGCCGCCGTGGTTCACCACTGCGGGGCGGGCACGACGGCGGCGGGCGTACGGGCCGGGGTCCCGGCCGTCCCGGTACCGGTCCAGTTCGACGAGGCCTTCTGGGCGGACCGGCTGGTCGGCCTCGGCGTGGCGCCGCGATCGCTGCCGCTGCGCCGGCTCACCGCCGGCACCCTGACCGAGGCGCTGCTGCGGGCCACCCGGGACCCCGGGCTCCGTGAGCGGGCACGGACGCTGGGCACGCGGGTGCGCGAGGAGGACGGTACGAGCCGGGTGGTGGAAGCCGTTCGCCGGCTGTCGTCCGAGGGCCCCGGAAGCAGCGGCTGAGCCCCGGCCGACCGGTCGCGGGAGGCGCCGGCGCCCGAAGAACGACCGGCGGGCGGGCGGGCTCCGAGGCACGCGCTCACGCACAGTCGAGCGGGGGCGGCCGCCGCCTACGCGGCCGGCGGGCGCCCCCGCCGCGAGCGCGTGCCGCGCCCCTGTCACCGTGCGGGTGACCGGACCGGTCCTGCGGGGGGCTCGGGTGCCCAGCCGGCCGGTCGGAGGATTCCCAGCAGTTGTCGCACCAGTTCGTCGACCACCTCGTCCAGCGTGGCGTCCACCCATCCCGAGCTCCAGTCGTGGAGGAGGCCGTTGACGCTGCCGATGAAGGCCGTCGCCGCGAGACGGTAGTCCCGGGGAGCCGCCTCGCCGCGGGCGGCGGCCGCCGTCGCCTCGGCGCAGATGAGGTCGACCCAGCGGGCACGGCGGGCCAGCCGCTGTTCCTCCAGCCGGGGGCTGACCCCGACGATCTCCACGAAGGTGATCCGGATGCGGCGCGGGTCGGCGGTCACGTTGGCCGCGTAGGCCCGGAAGATCGCGGTGACCCGCTCGACGAGCGGCGCGTCCCCCGCGGCGGCGAAGGCGGCCAGGACCGCCTCCTCGGCCCAGTCGTTGACCTGGAGGTGCAGCGCCGCCAGGACGTCCTCGAGGGTGCGGAACTCCTCGTAGAACTGGCGGGTCGACAGACCGGCCGCCACGCTGAGCGACGCGACGGTGGTGCCGCGGTAGCCGGGGACGTCCCCGAACGACTGCAACGCCGCCGCCAGGAATCTCCCGCGCCGCTCGGCCTGCCGCTGCTCGGCGGTCTTGCCACCGTACCGGCCGGTCGGCGCCCTGAGCCTGCCCGCCACTGACCCTCCCTCGTCGTTCCGTGCTCCCCCGCCGTCAAGTTTGTCGCGTACAGGGGCTTGTGGCGAAGGGCACCCCTTCCTTACTTTCCAGTAAGTCAACTCTGAATGCACCCGTGTTCAGATTCGGGCGGGCACAACCGCCCTGTCCCCACCCCTTCCGCCCAGAGGAGAGAGCAGCCATGCCTGCCTTCCGAACCAGGCACCTTTGCTCCGTAGCCGCCGCCCTCGTCCTGACCGTCACCGCTCCCGCGACCGCCGCCACCGCGGTCTCCGACGCCTCCGACGCCGCCGCGCTGCGCGAGGTGCTCTTCGTCGGCAACAACTGGGAGGGCACCGCGGACGTCATCAAGTCCAGCGGTGACTTCGCCAAGATCGGCCGGATCAACGTGATCCCCGACAAGGACGCCCGGATGGCGGCGATCAACGCCGACCCGATCAAGTGGATCTACTTCCAGGCCATCCGCAACGGGGTCGGCGAGGGTCACGACCAGTTCGTCGACGACATGTACACCACGCCGGACGGCGCGTCGGTGGTCGTCTCCCGGCCCAGTTTCGCCGATGTCGTCTCCATCAACCTGGCCACCGGGAACATCAACTGGCGCTTCCCGGTGTCCGGCTACCGCTCGGACCACATGGCCGTCTCGCCCGACGGCACCCGGGTCGCGGTCTCCGCCTCGATCTCGAACACCGTGCACGTCCTGAACATCAACACCGGCAAGCAGCTGGGCTCGTTCAAGACCGGCGACAAGCCGCACGAGAACATCTTCACCAAGGACGGCAAGTACATCTACAACATGGCGATCGGCGACGTGAACACCTCGCAGGACGCGCCGTGGCAGGACTTCACCAAGGGCGACCGGCGCATCACCGTCGTCGACGCGAACACGTACCAGCAGGTCAAGATCATCGACATGCGGCAGCGACTGGACGCGATCGGTCTCACGGACTACTCGGACGCGGTGCGCCCGGCGGTCTTCTCACCGGACGAGTCCAAGCTGTACTTCCAGGTCTCGTTCTTCAACGGCTTCTTCGAGTACGACCTCGCCACGGACCGCATCACCCGGACGAAGACCCTCCCGAAGAACCCCGCGACCAGCGACGACCGCACCACCTACGTCAACGACTCGCGCCACCACGGCCTCTCCATGAGCCCCGACGGAACCAAGCTGTGCGTCGCCGGCACGATGGACGACTACGCCACGGTCGTCGACCGCGCCACCCTCCAGGAGGGCCCGCTGGTCACCGCCTCCAAGCCCTACTGGGCCACGGTCAGCGGTGACGGCAAGAGCTGCGTGATCTCCGAGAGCGGCGCCGACCAGGTCACGGCGATCGACTTCGCCACCGGACAGAAGCTGGTGTCGGTCCCCGTGGGCGACCACCCGCAGCGGGTCCGGCTCGGCCATGTGGCGGCGAACTGGACCGGAACCGGCAGCTGACGGCTCCCGGGACGCGACAGGGGTGGGTGGCGGTGACCGCCACCCACCCCTTCGTCGTCGTCCGGCGCGGCTAACCCACCTTCTGGGTCACCCACGTCGAGAGCTCCGTGCGGGCCGCCGCCAGCAGGGTCCCGGACGGCGCGGTCGCCCCGTTGGTGACCAGGGCGTAGTGCAAGGTTCCCGAGTCGGGTGCGCTGAGCAGCAGACGCCGGCTGCCCGTGCCGCCCGGCTCGGCGGCCGCGGCGATCTTCGTGGTGGTGGTGTACGCGGGCGGGCCGTACACCGTGCCGAGGTCGGAGACGACCGTCGTCGTGGCGGTCGGGAAGGAGGCGGGCAGGTGCAGTTCGGTGGGCGCCGTGCCGCCGCTCGAACGCCACACCAGCAGCCCGTACTGGCCGGAGCCGACGAGCTGCCTGGTGCTGGGCAGGGAGCTGGGGACCGGGTTCCAGGTGAGCGTGGTGGAGCCGTCGCGCGAGCGGTCCTCGTAGGTGAAGGCGACGGTCGTGCCGGAGGTGGCGCTCGGGTAGATCCGGTCGAGCAGCCGGGCGTCCTGGCGCAGGGCCGCCGCGCCGCCGTCGTCCAGGCGTACGGCGGAGAGGTCCTCGTCGTTCCAGGCGTCGCCGGTGGTGAGCAATTTGTCGGCGTTGCCGTTCATCAGCTCGTGGTGGCGGCCGTTGTAGATGTCCCACTGCCACTGCGACCCGGACAGGACCGGACCCGATGTGGCCGGAGCGGTCCACCAGTTGGCGCCCTTCACCCGGGAGTCGAGGGCCTGGTACATCGCCTTCAGGACGGTCGGCGCCTTGCCCGCGGTGTTTCCGTTCAGGGGGTGGCCGAACTCGCTGACGATCGCCGTCGTCCCCGCCGCCGAGGCACGGTCGCGGACCGTGCCGAAGTCGGTCACGTACTGGCCGTCCTCGGCGTTGCCCCACATCAGGATCCCGGAGATGGCCTTCTGGTCGTAGAAGTGAGTGTTGAAGACATAGCGGGAGCCGAGCGTCCCCGCGTCCAGGAGTCCGCCCTCCTCCTTGCTGACGTTGCCGTTCCAGAAGAGGTTGGGCTCGACGAGGGCGGGCTTGTCGGTCCAGCCGGCCGCGTCCATCCGGGCCCGGAACCTGAGGTAGAAGGGCCACAGCAGGTCGCGTTCCCAGGTGCGGCTGTTCTGGCCGGACTCGTAGGTGCCGGCGTAGGGCTCGTTGTAGGGGTCGAAGCCGAGGACGCCCGCGAACTCCTCGGCGGTGATGTTCGTCCTGATGTAGGCCATGGTCTTCTGGGCGGTGGCCAGGAAGGAGTCCTGGAGGCCGTGGTTGTTGTGCCAGAAGTCGTACTGGGCGGCCTTCACGGCGCCGTTCTGGGTGATGTTCTGCCCCCAGAGGAAGCAGATGCCGCAGGACTCGACGGGATAACCGCCCAGGTCCACCGCCCACTTGGGAGCGCCGTCGCCGGTGTACCAGCTGCCCGCGTTGAACAGGTGGCGGGAGTAGAGGTCCTGGTGGAAGTCGGGGTAGACGCGGATGCCGGCGTCGAGGAAGGCGCGCAGCTGTTCGGTGGCGGCGGCCAGGTAGGTGGTGTCGACCTGGCCGCGCACCGGTTCGGCGTAGGCCCAGGAGAGCAGGAAGCGCACGGAGTTGCCGCCGCCGAGGGCGCGCAGCGCCGTCGCCGACTTCTTGGCGTCGGCGACGGAGGCGAAGGGCAGGCCCTTGTTCTCCGCGAGCTTGGTCTCGCCGGAGACGTTGTAGCCGCGCAGTACGACCTCGCGGCCGTTCGCGTCGAGGAAGCGGCCGCCCGACACGGTGAGCGCCGTGCCGTCGAAGGAGAGGGAGTCGGGGAACGTGGCGGCGGTGGCGGCCGGGGAGCCCGCCATCGTCATGAAGCCGCAGAGTCCGCTGAGGACCACCAGAACAGCGAGCAGACGAGCCCGGAGATTGCCCATGCGCACTACGGTCCGGTGATTCCCGGACACCGTCAATACTTCTGACTCACGAGTAAGTTCTGCTCCCTTCAACCCAGTTGACCGCACACAGTCGCTCCGGTTCACCGGATCGCCCCGCCGGACCCGGCGGATCACCGCACGGCGCTCCGCACCGTCCGGGCCGCCGGAAGGCGTGCGGGAGGGCGGCGACCGGCGGGCGGGGACGCAGCGGACTAACGTGCGAGGGGACGGCCGATCCGTCCGTCGCGGCCGGAAGGGAAGCGATCGTGCGTGAGATTCTCCCCGCGCTGAACGGGTGGTACGCCGCCGGTGTGCCGTTCGGGCTCGCCACCGTGGTCGCCGTCAGCCGCAGCGCGCCGCGGGATCCGGGCGCCGCGATGGCGGTGGGGCCGCACGACGAGGTCGTGGGCAGTGTGTCCGGGGGCTGTGTCGAGGGCGCGGTGTTCGAGCTGGCCCGGGAGGTCGCGGCCGACGGCACGGCCCGACTCGAGACCTTCGGCTACAGCGACGAGGACGCGTTCGCCGTCGGGCTGACCTGCGGCGGCGAGATCACCCTGCTGATCCGCGCCGTGACGCCCCGTCTGGACCCTTCGTTCGGCGCGGTCGCGGAGTCGGTCGCCGCGGGCGAGCCGGTGACCGTGGCGGTGGTCACCGACGGCCCCGCGCCCCGCGGGGCCACGCTGGCCGTCTGGCCGGACCGTACCTCGGGGACCCTGGGCACGGAGGGCCTGGACGCGGCGGTCACCGCCGACGCGCGCGGCGGTCTCGCCCTCGGCGTCACCGGCGTGCGGCACTACGGCCCGCGCGGCCAGCGGCGAGAGGACGCGGTCCCGGTGTTCCTGCACTCCTTCGCCCCGCCGCCGCGGATGCTGGTGTTCGGCGCGATCGACTACGCGGCCGCCGTGGCCCGGGTCGGCGACTTCCTGGGCTACCGGGTCACGGTGTGCGACGCACGGCCGGTCTTCGCCACCGCGAGACGTTTTCCGCCGGGTGTCGAGGTGGTCGTGGAGTGGCCGCACCGGTACCTGCGCGACACGGACACCGACGCGCGCACCGCGATCTGCGTGCTGACCCACGACCCGAAGTTCGACGTGCCGCTCCTGGAGGCGGCGCTGCGCCGGCCCGCCGCGTACATCGGGGCGATGGGCAGCCGCCGCACCCACGACGAACGCCGTGCGCGCCTGGTCGAGGCGGGACTCACGGACGGTGAGCTGGCCCGGTTGCGCTCACCGGTCGGGCTGGACCTCGGCGCCCGGACGCCTGAGGAGGTGGCCGTGTCGGTGGCCGCCGAGATCGTCGCGCTGCGCTGGGGCGGCAGCGGCGCTCCGCTGACCGCCACGGCCGGGGCCATCCACTGCCCGGGCGCGCGGTGAGGCCGGCCGCCGACAACCCGACGGCGACCATAACAAAATATGTCAAGTGTGTTAAACGAGTGCGAAAGGGGTAGACGACCGGTACGGACAGACATGCATGTCCTCTGTCCTTCGTCTCGCGAAGGAAGGAGGTCCGTTGAAGCAACGCACACTCGCAAGTTCCGGGCCGCCTCCGACCGTCATGGCCGGGAGCGGCCCGGTTCTCCGTCCGCCCGGGTCCTCCTCGGCCCGGGCGTGCCCGCGCCCGCCGTCGCCCGTACCCGGCTCCTGACCGCTCAGCGCGGTGGCAGCCGGTGCAGGACCACGTCCGTGAGCCGGCCGTCGGCCGCCGTGGCGGTCAGACAGGTGCGGTGCGGCTGCCTGCGCCGGTCGGTCGGGGAGCCCGGATTGAGCAGGCGCAGGCCGCCGGGGGCCGTGCTGTCCCACGGGATGTGGCTGTGCCCGAAGACCAGGACGTCCAGGTCGGGGAAGCGGGCCGCGCAGCGGGCCTCCCGGCCCCGGGCCGCGCCCGTCTCGTGCACGACGCCGAACCGCAGTCCGCCCAGTTCGGCGAACGCGACCTCGGGCAGCCGGGCGCGCAGCTCGGGCCCGTCGTTGTTGCCGTACACGCCGACGACCCGGCGGCTGCGGGCCTCCAGCAGGTCGAGGGTGTCCGTGTCGACCCAGTCCCCCGCATGGATCACCACGTCCGCGAGCGCGAGCGCGTCGAGCAGAGGAGCGGGCAGCGCCTTGGCGCGCTTGGGGAGGTGGGTGTCGGACATCATCAGCAGACGCACGGCGCCAGACTACAAAATCCCCGGGTCGGACGAATCCGGACAGGTGGGGCGTCGCAGGCGGGGTTAGCATCGGGCCACGCGCACCCGCCGCCCCGCGCACCGCAAGCGATCCAGCAAGGGGGCCAGGAGCCCGATGCCGGTCAAGGTCAGCGTCATCGTCCCCGTCTACAACCCCGGTCCCTACATCGAGGACTGTCTCGCCTCGCTGCTGAGGCAGTCGCTCCCGCCGGACGAGTACGAGGTGATCTTCGTCGACGACGGCTCCACCGACGCCACCCCCGCCCGCCTCGACGCGGCCGCCGCCGAGGACCCCCGGATCCGTGTCCTGCACCAGGAGAACTCGGGCTGGGCGGGCAGGCCCCGCAACGTCGGCGTCGACGCCTCCCGGGGCGAGTACGTCATGTTCGTCGACAACGACGACTACCTCGGCGACGAGGCCCTGGCGCGGATGTACGCCTACGGGGTCGCGAACGACGCCGACGTCGTGGTGGGCAAGATGGCCGGCAGGGGCCGCTCGGTGCCGGTGGAGCTGTTCCGCGTGAACCGCCCGCACGCCACCGTCGAGAACGCGCCCCTCATCGACAGCCTCACCCCGCACAAGATGGTCCGCAGGGCGTTCCTCGACCGCACCGGTCTGCGCTTCCCCGAGGGGCGGCGGCGCCTGGAGGACCATGTCTTCGTCACCGAGGCGTACCTGCGCGCCGGGAACGTCTCCGTGCTCAGCGACTACGTCTGCTACTACCACGTCGGACGGGACGACGCCGCGAACGCGGGCTTCCAGCGGTTCGACCCGGCGGGGTACTTCAAGAACCTCCGGGAGGCCCTCGACGTCGTCGAGCGGTACACCGAGCCGGGGCCCCTGCGCGACAGGCTGTTCCGGCGGTGGCTGCGCGTGGAGATGGTCGAGCGGCTGCGCGGCCGGCGTTTCCTCGGGCTTCCCGAGGACTATCGCAGGGAACTGTTCGAGGAGATCCACGGGGTCGTCGTCGAGCGGTTCGGGCCGGGAGTGGCGGCGCCGCTCCAACCCGCCCAGCGGGTCGTCGCCGCGCTGGCCGCCGACGGACGCTACGACGACGTCGTCGCGTTCGCCGAGTGGGAGGCGGGCGTCGCGCTCGCCGTCGACCCGGAGGACGTCCGGTGGCAGGGCGGCGCGCTGCGGATCGCCTTCGCCGCCGAGCTGACGCACGACGGAGGGCCGATGACGTTCCCGTCCGCCGGGGGCTCACCGCCGTGGCCGCCGGGGGACGTCGCCGAGGCGGTGCGGTGGCTGGGCACGGACATCGTGGACCGGTTCGACCGGACCGTGCCCGACCTGCTGCTGCGGGAGCGGGCGAGCTCGGCCCAGTACTTCCAGCCCGTGGACGTCGTCCGGGAGACGGTTCCGGCCGGTGACGGCAGCCAGGTGCGGCTCGTGCTGCGGGCGACCGCCACCGTCGATCCCGCCACCGCGCTGAGCGGCGGGCCCACGGGCGAAGGGCTGTGGGACGTGTTCGTGCGCGTCGGCCTGGGCGGCTGGACGAAGGAACTCCGGCTGGGCCCGGCACCCCGTCACGGCCGCCCCGTCCCGCCCGCCGGGGTGGTCGCCGGGCGCGTGGTGCTGCCGTACTGGACCGACCGGCACGCGAGCCTCGCGCTGGACGTCGGCCACGCGGGCGGACGGCTGGGTCTGGGCCGGGTGGCGGCGGGGGACGTCGCCGTCGCCGGAGACCGCCTCCATGTGGCCCTGCCGCTGCACGTGCCCGAAACCGTCGATGTGCTGGTGCGGCTGACGGAGGCGAGGTCCGGCGGCTCGCGGGAGGTCTTCGGGACACTGTCGCCCGGTGGCCGGCTGACGGCCGCGCTGCCGGTCGATGACCTGACGGGCCGCACCTGGCTGACCACGGTGTGCCTCACCCCGGACGAGGACGGCGCGCGCTTCCATCCGCTGCCGTTCGCCCTGCACGTCGACGCGGACGGCGTCCTCGTGGTGCCGGCACCCCAGCCCGGCGGCGCGCGACGGCTGGCCCGCAGGATGCGGCGGGCCGCGTACCGGGCGCTCGGCAGGTTCACGGCACGGAGGAGGTGACCCGATGCGGCCACTGGACATCGACGGGGCCTGGGTGCTGGAGCCCGAGTTCCTCCCCGACGGACGGGGCAGTGACGTACAGGCCGGTGCGGTGGAGGCCGGTCACGTCCTCGCCGCGCCGGACGAGTTCTGCCACGAGGTCGTGGCCCAGCATCCCGCCCGCGCCCGTGACCAGCCATCTCATGGCGTCCGCGCTCGTCGCTTCAGGGGTTCCCACCAGTCGCGGTGGTCCCGGTACCAGGCGACCGTCCCGGCGAGACCGGGCGTGAAGTCGCGGCAGGGCCGGTAGCCGAGCTCGGTGCGGGCCTTCGTCCAGTCGACGCAGTAGCGCAGGTCGTGGCCCTTGCGGTCCTCGACGTGCCGGACCCGGCCCCAGTCCGCGTCGCAGGCGTCGAGGAGCAGACCGGTCAGCTCGCGGTTGCTCAGCTGGGTGCCGCCGCCGAGGTTGTACACCTCGCCGGGCCGGCCCCCCGTGCGGACCAGGTCGACGCCCTCGCAGTGGTCCTCGACGTGCAGCCAGTCGCGGACGTTGCGTCCGTCGCCGTAGAGCGGGACCTGTTCGCCGTCCAGCAGGTTCGTGACGAAGAGCGGGATCACCTTCTCCGGGAACTGGTACGGGCCGTAGTTGTTGGAGCTGCGGGTGACGCGGACGTCGAGACCGTGGGTGCGGTGGTAGGAGAGGGCGATCAGGTCGGAGGACGCCTTCGAGGCGGCGTACGGGGAGCTGGGGCGCGGCGGGTGGTCCTCGGTTGAGGCGCCGGTCTCGATGGAGCCGTAGACCTCGTCGGTGGAGACGTGCACGAACGGGCCGACGCCGTGCCGCAGGGCGGCGTCCAGCAGCGTCTGGGTGCCGAGGACGTTGGTGCGGACGAAGGCGCCCGCGCCGTCGATGGACCGGTCGACGTGGGACTCGGCGGCGAAGTGGACGACCTGGTCGGCGCCGGCCGTCAGCTTGTCCACGAGGACGGCGTCGCAGATGTCGCCGTGCACGAACTCCAGGCGGGGGTGGGCGGTCGGCAGGTTGGCGGGGTTGCCGGCGTAGGTGAGCTGGTCCA
This Streptomyces sp. NBC_00377 DNA region includes the following protein-coding sequences:
- a CDS encoding glycosyltransferase family 2 protein, giving the protein MPVKVSVIVPVYNPGPYIEDCLASLLRQSLPPDEYEVIFVDDGSTDATPARLDAAAAEDPRIRVLHQENSGWAGRPRNVGVDASRGEYVMFVDNDDYLGDEALARMYAYGVANDADVVVGKMAGRGRSVPVELFRVNRPHATVENAPLIDSLTPHKMVRRAFLDRTGLRFPEGRRRLEDHVFVTEAYLRAGNVSVLSDYVCYYHVGRDDAANAGFQRFDPAGYFKNLREALDVVERYTEPGPLRDRLFRRWLRVEMVERLRGRRFLGLPEDYRRELFEEIHGVVVERFGPGVAAPLQPAQRVVAALAADGRYDDVVAFAEWEAGVALAVDPEDVRWQGGALRIAFAAELTHDGGPMTFPSAGGSPPWPPGDVAEAVRWLGTDIVDRFDRTVPDLLLRERASSAQYFQPVDVVRETVPAGDGSQVRLVLRATATVDPATALSGGPTGEGLWDVFVRVGLGGWTKELRLGPAPRHGRPVPPAGVVAGRVVLPYWTDRHASLALDVGHAGGRLGLGRVAAGDVAVAGDRLHVALPLHVPETVDVLVRLTEARSGGSREVFGTLSPGGRLTAALPVDDLTGRTWLTTVCLTPDEDGARFHPLPFALHVDADGVLVVPAPQPGGARRLARRMRRAAYRALGRFTARRR
- the rfbB gene encoding dTDP-glucose 4,6-dehydratase, with amino-acid sequence MNLLVTGAAGFVGSAYVRGLLVHDPEVRVTVLDQLTYAGNPANLPTAHPRLEFVHGDICDAVLVDKLTAGADQVVHFAAESHVDRSIDGAGAFVRTNVLGTQTLLDAALRHGVGPFVHVSTDEVYGSIETGASTEDHPPRPSSPYAASKASSDLIALSYHRTHGLDVRVTRSSNNYGPYQFPEKVIPLFVTNLLDGEQVPLYGDGRNVRDWLHVEDHCEGVDLVRTGGRPGEVYNLGGGTQLSNRELTGLLLDACDADWGRVRHVEDRKGHDLRYCVDWTKARTELGYRPCRDFTPGLAGTVAWYRDHRDWWEPLKRRARTP
- a CDS encoding NAD-dependent epimerase/dehydratase family protein, whose translation is MRWLVTGAGGMLGHDLVAELVRRGEDVTGLHRTGLYVTAPSVGEELGLQHPGPVDVQWPHRVTSSVP
- a CDS encoding XdhC/CoxI family protein, which translates into the protein MREILPALNGWYAAGVPFGLATVVAVSRSAPRDPGAAMAVGPHDEVVGSVSGGCVEGAVFELAREVAADGTARLETFGYSDEDAFAVGLTCGGEITLLIRAVTPRLDPSFGAVAESVAAGEPVTVAVVTDGPAPRGATLAVWPDRTSGTLGTEGLDAAVTADARGGLALGVTGVRHYGPRGQRREDAVPVFLHSFAPPPRMLVFGAIDYAAAVARVGDFLGYRVTVCDARPVFATARRFPPGVEVVVEWPHRYLRDTDTDARTAICVLTHDPKFDVPLLEAALRRPAAYIGAMGSRRTHDERRARLVEAGLTDGELARLRSPVGLDLGARTPEEVAVSVAAEIVALRWGGSGAPLTATAGAIHCPGAR
- a CDS encoding cellulase family glycosylhydrolase yields the protein MGNLRARLLAVLVVLSGLCGFMTMAGSPAATAATFPDSLSFDGTALTVSGGRFLDANGREVVLRGYNVSGETKLAENKGLPFASVADAKKSATALRALGGGNSVRFLLSWAYAEPVRGQVDTTYLAAATEQLRAFLDAGIRVYPDFHQDLYSRHLFNAGSWYTGDGAPKWAVDLGGYPVESCGICFLWGQNITQNGAVKAAQYDFWHNNHGLQDSFLATAQKTMAYIRTNITAEEFAGVLGFDPYNEPYAGTYESGQNSRTWERDLLWPFYLRFRARMDAAGWTDKPALVEPNLFWNGNVSKEEGGLLDAGTLGSRYVFNTHFYDQKAISGILMWGNAEDGQYVTDFGTVRDRASAAGTTAIVSEFGHPLNGNTAGKAPTVLKAMYQALDSRVKGANWWTAPATSGPVLSGSQWQWDIYNGRHHELMNGNADKLLTTGDAWNDEDLSAVRLDDGGAAALRQDARLLDRIYPSATSGTTVAFTYEDRSRDGSTTLTWNPVPSSLPSTRQLVGSGQYGLLVWRSSGGTAPTELHLPASFPTATTTVVSDLGTVYGPPAYTTTTKIAAAAEPGGTGSRRLLLSAPDSGTLHYALVTNGATAPSGTLLAAARTELSTWVTQKVG
- a CDS encoding YncE family protein, encoding MPAFRTRHLCSVAAALVLTVTAPATAATAVSDASDAAALREVLFVGNNWEGTADVIKSSGDFAKIGRINVIPDKDARMAAINADPIKWIYFQAIRNGVGEGHDQFVDDMYTTPDGASVVVSRPSFADVVSINLATGNINWRFPVSGYRSDHMAVSPDGTRVAVSASISNTVHVLNINTGKQLGSFKTGDKPHENIFTKDGKYIYNMAIGDVNTSQDAPWQDFTKGDRRITVVDANTYQQVKIIDMRQRLDAIGLTDYSDAVRPAVFSPDESKLYFQVSFFNGFFEYDLATDRITRTKTLPKNPATSDDRTTYVNDSRHHGLSMSPDGTKLCVAGTMDDYATVVDRATLQEGPLVTASKPYWATVSGDGKSCVISESGADQVTAIDFATGQKLVSVPVGDHPQRVRLGHVAANWTGTGS
- a CDS encoding TetR/AcrR family transcriptional regulator, whose translation is MAGRLRAPTGRYGGKTAEQRQAERRGRFLAAALQSFGDVPGYRGTTVASLSVAAGLSTRQFYEEFRTLEDVLAALHLQVNDWAEEAVLAAFAAAGDAPLVERVTAIFRAYAANVTADPRRIRITFVEIVGVSPRLEEQRLARRARWVDLICAEATAAAARGEAAPRDYRLAATAFIGSVNGLLHDWSSGWVDATLDEVVDELVRQLLGILRPAGWAPEPPAGPVRSPAR
- a CDS encoding metallophosphoesterase family protein translates to MRLLMMSDTHLPKRAKALPAPLLDALALADVVIHAGDWVDTDTLDLLEARSRRVVGVYGNNDGPELRARLPEVAFAELGGLRFGVVHETGAARGREARCAARFPDLDVLVFGHSHIPWDSTAPGGLRLLNPGSPTDRRRQPHRTCLTATAADGRLTDVVLHRLPPR
- a CDS encoding glycosyltransferase; translated protein: MTVGSRGDVAPFTGLGHALVRAGHEVTLVTHARFAPLAAGAGVGFHALPVDPRAELESERGRALHRSASGPGKLLRVARMARSLVGLMTDDLMAAARVSDVLLLSASVAPLGHTIAEGLSLPSLDLHLQPIAPTREFAPPLLGGGSWGAVGNRLAGHGLGVAVEQIFTPALPAVRARLGMPAVRRPGAGPRGRRRPGRPVLHGFSPLVVPRPRDWRAELDITGYWWPYDRETQLPAALREFLDAGPPPVFVGLGSATVPDPRRLSAEIVRALRRAGLRGVVQRGWAGLAADGDDMLTVDDVPHALLFPRTAAVVHHCGAGTTAAGVRAGVPAVPVPVQFDEAFWADRLVGLGVAPRSLPLRRLTAGTLTEALLRATRDPGLRERARTLGTRVREEDGTSRVVEAVRRLSSEGPGSSG